A genome region from Purpureocillium takamizusanense chromosome 8, complete sequence includes the following:
- the LDB19_2 gene encoding Endocytosis regulator (COG:S~EggNog:ENOG503NVE5) yields MENPIVVFDDSATDDDADADGALLHGKLELIVDEDSIDLVTVHGVLDQHILYKKPAHSSCDDCLHKHKTLAQWPFANRLQRLRRGVYTYPFACRLDMRLPASLDTPIYAISYHLKAEAKFAKAGHASIASVAAERPVKIGRATVRLPPPLPLRSVTEHRSGPIEIALRYSRIVDPTAPNKVALQIFRSDDCTGLWTLVRVTWKLTEKVRVVPSACERHKTSASEGPPRMSAQVLGKGVLSGEWPCYDHDRGGEGLQFEYSLDGDEPPPHDGRHSTFTCSGDVDYGSNASVTHSLAVSMMFHRESHSDRKGSRADDPESRIVQVQCDVRLARYFSRREREDADAAPAYLDLAPGPPDYSC; encoded by the coding sequence ATGGAGAATCCCATCGTCGTTTTTGACGATAGtgcgacggacgacgacgccgacgccgacggggcccTCTTACACGGCAAGCTGGAactcatcgtcgacgaggacagcATCGACCTGGTGACAGTGCACGGGGTTCTCGACCAACACATCCTCTACAAGAAGCCTGCGCACAGCTCCTGTGACGATTGCCTACACAAGCACAAGACCCTAGCGCAGTGGCCCTTTGCCAACCGCCTACAACGCCTGCGTCGTGGCGTGTATACCTATCCGTTTGCCTGCCGTCTGGACATGCGCCTCCCCGCATCGTTGGACACCCCCATCTACGCCATATCGTATCatctcaaggccgaggcaaAATTCGCAAAGGCAGGCCACGCTTCGATAGCAAGCGTCGCCGCGGAACGCCCCGTCAAGATCGGCCGGGCCACCGTccgcttgccgccgccgctcccttTGCGCTCCGTCACGGAGCATCGTTCCGGCCCCATCGAGATAGCACTGCGGTACTCCAGGATTGTCGATCCCACGGCGCCCAATAAGGTCGCGCTGCAGATATTCCGCTCTGATGATTGTACGGGCCTGTGGACGCTTGTGCGGGTGACGTGGAAACTCACTGAAAAGGTGCGAGTCGTTCCGTCGGCGTGCGAACGGCACAAGACGAGCGCATCGGAGGGACCCCCACGGATGAGCGCGCAGGTCCTAGGCAAAGGAGTGCTAAGCGGCGAGTGGCCTTGCTACGACCATGacagaggaggagagggctTGCAATTCGAGTACTCCCTCGACGGTGatgagccgccgccgcacgatGGCCGACACAGTACGTTTACGTGTTCCGGCGATGTTGACTACGGGAGCAACGCGAGCGTCACGCACAGCTTGGCTGTATCGATGATGTTCCACCGCGAATCCCATTCCGATAGAAAGGGATCGAGAGCGGACGACCCGGAGAGCAGAATCGTCCAAGTACAATGCGATGTCCGTCTGGCCAGATACTTTTCGCGCCGGGAGAGGGAAGATGCGGACGCCGCTCCAGCGTATCTCGACCTCGCGCCTGGTCCTCCGGACTATTCATGCTAG
- a CDS encoding uncharacterized protein (EggNog:ENOG503P3A8), which translates to MASSLSPDILLISLNSPPWFDEMYGPLLTALGTKAHVTRAETAKTAVHALARLPPPSAVLVTDEALTLAANRHVWLATVGYVCGGGTAVVAAMFPSFVQPDSIQPFFAQAGVPWGRGSYHRTTLTLDKAVVGDDVAATKLPSAYSQKAVFVSNVAPADAWYKPDDDDDPEVESSGFFSSGSSASVGGETAVALTRVGAGKLGYVGDVNAETGSDVVILAMCGLA; encoded by the coding sequence ATGGCATCATCTCTGTCCCCTGACATCCTGCTCATCTCGCTCAACAGCCCCCCCTGGTTCGACGAGATGTACGGCCCGCTCCTCACCGCCCTCGGAACCAAAGCCCACGTCACGCGCGCCGAAACCGCGAAGACGGCCGTCCACGCGCTGGCACGGCTGccaccgccctcggccgtgcTCGTCACCGACGAAGCCCTCACTCTGGCCGCGAATCGCCACGTCTGGCTCGCGACCGTCGGGTACGTCTGCGGGGGCGGCACGGCCGTGGTCGCGGCCATGTTCCCCAGCTTCGTCCAGCCCGACAGCATCCAGCCCTTTttcgcgcaggcgggcgtgccGTGGGGCAGGGGATCGTACCACAGGACGACCCTGACGCTGGATAaggcggtggtgggggaTGACGTCGCGGCGACAAAACTGCCGTCCGCATATAGCCAGAAGGCCGTCTTCGTGAGCAATGTCGCGCCAGCGGACGCTTGGTacaagcccgacgacgacgacgaccctgaggtcgagtcgagtggcttcttctcctccggcagcagcgccagcgtgggcggcgagacggcggtTGCATTGACGCGCGTCGGAGCTGGGAAGCTGGGCTACGTGGGCGATGTGAATGCCGAGACTGGTTCCGACGTGGTGATTCTCGCCATGTGTGGGCTCGCCTAA
- a CDS encoding uncharacterized protein (EggNog:ENOG503NWA3~COG:P~TransMembrane:5 (o31-57i105-126o132-153i165-181o193-214i)) translates to MPYGDQGSHQLGGIYAAGARPTPQEAYSWRLYSQAVIIAMGSILFGYDSAFIGTAIARRSFAASFVIHEDHAADISSNITSAFQAGELLGALLCFPRKGALQISVVVFLVGAALMVCATHQLSFIYVGRSLTGIACGAITATVPSYIAELSIVPIRGILTGFFEIAYQVGTLVGLWVNYGIDQHMDPDSATSWRLPMAVQLISAGILFVEAFFLDESPLWLMRNDQQEQATQVLERLRKLPRSHPYVAEELDMIRIRLSEEANFAKSVRPGVPSLCLWFVGAYVKAGRPADNIKAGKAPSPSTAAVGKAATAMIMVYSVFWSFGLNGIPWIVSAEIFHGALRTLTGTWAASIQWYGRKH, encoded by the exons ATGCCTTACGGCGATCAAGGCAGTCATCAATTGGGCGGCATCTACGCCGCAGGGGCTCGACCAACACCGCAGGAGGCGTACAGCTGGCGGCTATATAGCCAGGCGGTCATTATCGCCATGGGGTCCATCTT ATTTGGGTACGATTCGGCTTTTATAGGGACCGCGATAGCCCGCCGAAGCTTCGCCGCGTCATTTGTCATCCACGAGGACCATGCGGCGGACATTTCGAGCAATATTACGTCTGCCTTTCAGGCCGGGGAGCTtctcggcgcgctgctctGCTTCCCAA GAAAGGGCGCGCTGCAAATCAGTGtggtcgtcttcctcgtcggggCGGCCCTCATGGTCTGCGCAACGCATCAGCTGTCGTTTATCT ATGTTGGCCGTTCCCTCACGGGCATCGCGTgcggcgccatcaccgccaccgtcCCGAGCTACATCGCGGAGCTCTCCATCGTGCCCATCCGAGGCATCCTTACCGGCTTCTTCGAGATTGCCTACCAGGTCGGCACCCTTGTGGGGCTTTGGGTCAACTACGGCATTGACCAGCACATGGACCCCGACTctgcgacgagctggaggctGCCTATGGCCGTGCAACTTATCTCCGCGGGCATCCTTTTCGTTGAAGCATTCTTCCTTGACGAAAGTCCGCTTTGGCTGATGCGCAACGACCAACAAGAGCAAGCCACGCAAGTCTTGGAGCGTCTCAGAAAACTGCCTCGCTCTCATCCCT ATGTCGCAGAAGAACTCGACATGATCCGCATCCGGCTGTCGGAAGAAGCGAATTTCGCAAAAAGTGTACGGCCAGGGGTCCCTAGTCTTTGTCTCTGGTTCGTGGGCGCATACGTCAAGGCCGGACGTCCCGCAGACAATATCAAAGCTGGCAAGGCTCCGTCGCCCTCTACGGCGGCAGTTGGCAAGGCTGCTACGGCCATGATCATGGTATACTCCGTCTT CTGGTCGTTTGGGCTCAATGGCATCCCGTGGATCGTATCGGCCGAGATCTTCCATGGAGCACTGCGTACCCTCACGGGGACCTGGGCTGCATCGATACAGTGGTACGGAAGAAAGCACTGA
- a CDS encoding uncharacterized protein (EggNog:ENOG503P6TE~SECRETED:SignalP(1-17~SECRETED:cutsite=VSA-LP~SECRETED:prob=0.5546)), producing the protein MVKFTLSMVALCGAVSALPGVDPALARRSLLDPSDFTIVPSKSSPQGYFKAYKTGGLKRYGAKTDNDHEIVKRWTCDTSSTYTSGDNDNGGKGISIRNTAPDKQCYYLIHNSCDKVPWKHICVDSGDTRFVSFPDRWEGRIQRGVDQYMLGGQPQWLGSWFEVSWDQNGWGWADLSLIRGNDGGVVLTSADGSNARKGYSQWVLDGAPGDAYDQKADGVRVIAATERLDGSINTAARDWNLNKVGAENAYCDDYHGNPVIAATNGRFSTEWPAGRP; encoded by the coding sequence ATGGTCAAGTTCACCCTCTCCATGGTCGCGCTCTGCGGAGCCGTCAGCGCCCTCCCGGGCGTCGATCCAGCGCTCGCGCGACGGTCCCTCCTTGACCCAAGCGACTTTACCATTGTACCGTCCAAGTCAAGCCCCCAGGGCTACTTCAAGGCCTACAAGACTGGTGGGCTGAAGCGCTACGGCGCCAAAACGGACAACGACCACGAAATCGTCAAGAGATGGACGTGCGAcacgtcgtcgacgtacACGTccggcgacaacgacaacggcggcaagggcatcaGCATCCGCAACACCGCGCCGGACAAGCAGTGCTACTACCTCATCCACAACAGCTGCGACAAGGTCCCGTGGAAGCACATCTGCGTGGACTCGGGCGACACGCGGTTCGTCTCGTTCCCGGACCGCTGGGAGGGGCGCATCCAGCGCGGCGTGGACCAGTACATgctcggcgggcagccgcAGTGGCTCGGCTCCTGGTTCGAGGTGAGCTGGGACCAGAacggctggggctgggccgACCTGTCCCTCATCCGCGGCAacgacggtggcgtcgtcctcACCTCGGCGGACGGCTCCAACGCGAGGAAGGGATACTCGCAGTGGGTGCTGGACGGTGCGCCGGGCGACGCCTACGATCAAAAGGCCGATGGGGTGCGGGTCATTGCGGCTACGGAGAGGCTGGACGGGTCGATCAACACGGCCGCGCGGGACTGGAACCTCAACaaggtcggcgccgagaaTGCTTACTGTGACGACTATCACGGCAACCCGGTCATTGCGGCGACCAACGGCCGCTTCAGCACCGAGTGGCCTGCGGGCAGGCCGTAG
- a CDS encoding uncharacterized protein (TransMembrane:10 (i96-113o167-185i197-216o228-248i260-281o342-364i376-397o403-421i433-455o503-523i)~EggNog:ENOG503NVM3~COG:G) codes for MATVLARGLGKGGSSASTTSLNSDIPPLGAPTEEKKSWFQRSPYLDRDAVATQASVFDDPTTAEKYHPRPDWENTHRFDPLFRWTWREEFRLVRKMDLYIMVWACIMFMALELDRANISQALTDELLPDLGMTTNDYNLGNTVFKLSFLCAELPSQLVSKWMGPDRWIPLQITLWSIVAGSQFWLSGRQSFLVTRALLGILQGGFIPDIVIYLSYFYKHAELSIRLSFFWTAMSIADILSAIFAYGLLRMRGVEGRSGWRWLFLIEGLVTLVVGVMSWLLMPAGPCQTASWFRGKKGWFSEREEKIIVNRVLREDPSKSSMHNREPVTPKLLWQSLQDYDLWPLYILGLIFQIPMTPVQQYLTLTLKGLGFNTFETNLLTIPYTVVHIFTMVALTYLSERTGQLTLVALLGQLWAFPFLIYMNVVNTATANKWVIWTIVTLLLGYPNAHPIQVAWNSRNSNAVRSRTVSAACYNMFVQAGGIISSNIYRNDDKPRYVRGNRQLLSILCMNFIVYLLVKVYYVWRNKARDRKWEAMTPEQKLEYLSTTTDQGNKRLDFRFDH; via the exons ATGGCGACAGTCCTTGCTCGTGGTTTGGGAAAGGggggctcctcggcctcgacgacgtcactGAATAGCGATATCCCCCCGCTCGGCGCCCCGacggaggagaagaagtcgTGGTTTCAGCGCTCGCCGTACCTTGaccgcgatgccgtcgccacaCAG GCGAGCGTCTTTGATGACCCCACCACGGCGGAAAAGTATCACCCGCGACCAGACTG GGAAAACACGCATCGCTTCGATCCCCTATTCCGATGGACGTGGCGAGAAGAGTTCCGGCTCGTGCGCAAGATGGACCTCTACATCATGGTCTGGGCGTGCATCATGTtcatggccctcgagctggaTCGCGCAAACATCTCGCAGGCTCTTACCGACGAGCTCCTGCCCGATCTCGGCATGACGACAAACG ACTACAACCTGGGCAACACCGTGTTCAAGCTCAGCTTCCTCTGCGCCGAGCTCCCCTCCCAGCTCGTCTCCAAGTGGATGGGCCCCGACCGCTGGATCCCTCTGCAGATCACGCTCTggagcatcgtcgccggtAGTCAGTTCTGGCTTTCCGGACGCCAGTCGTTCCTCGTCACGCGCGCCCTGCTGGGCATTCTTCAAGGCGGCTTCATCCCCGAT ATTGTCATCTATCTGTCCTACTTTTACAAGCACGCGGAGCTTTCCATCCGTTTGAGCTTCTTCTGGACGGCCATGAGCATCGCCGACATCCTGTCCGCCATTTTCGCCTACGGGTTGCTCCGCatgcgcggcgtcgaagGCCGTTCGGGCTGGCGGTGGCTGTTCCTCATCGAG GGCCTTGTGACCCTTGTCGTTGGCGTCATGTCGTGGCTGCTCATGCCTGCCGGGCCTTGCCAGACTGCGAGCTGGTTTCGCGGGAAAAAGGGTTGGTTCTCGGAACG TGAGGAGAAAATCATCGTCAACCGCGTGCTGCGGGAAGATCCGAGCAAGAGCTCCATGCACAACCGCGAGCCCGTCACGCCCAAGCTCCTTTGGCAGAGCCTCCAGGACTACGACCTCTG GCCATTGTATATCCTCGGTCTCATCTTCCAGATTCCCATGACGCCTGTGCAGCAGTACCTGACGCTCACGCTCAAGGGACTCGGGTTCAATACCTTTGAGACGAACCTGCTTACCATCCCTTATACGGTCGTTCACA TATTCACCATGGTTGCCCTGACCTACCTCTCCGAGCGCACCGGACAACTCACTCTTGTGGCCTTGCTCGGCCAACTCTGGGCGTTTCCATTCCTCATCTACATGAACGTCGTCAACACCGCGACGGCAAACAAATGGGTCATCTGGACGATTGTGACGCTCTTGCTTGGCTACCCAAACG CCCACCCCATCCAAGTCGCCTGGAACTCGCGCAACTCCAACGCCGTTCGGTCCCGCACCGTCTCGGCAGCCTGCTACAACATGTTTGTCCAGGCTGGCGGTATCATATCGTCCAACATTTACCGTAATG ACGACAAGCCACGCTACGTCCGGGGCAACAGACAACTCCTTTCGATCCTCTGCATGAACTTTATCGTGTATCTTCTCGTCAAGGTGTACTATGTGTGGCGCAACAAGGCGAGAGACCGCAAGTGGgaggcgatgacgccggagCAGAAGCTCGAGTACCTCTCCACGACGACGGATCAAGGGAACAAGCGTCTAGACTTTAGGTTCGACCACTAG
- a CDS encoding uncharacterized protein (COG:E~EggNog:ENOG503NWD1), translating into MAPAVVDAPLDTVRVPITNTKAATSTGPNKPVKATGILDQYESFDVTPIIGREFPSAKLVEWLHAPNSDELLRDLAVTISERGVVFFRAQDDLTNDLQKELILRLGHLVGRPATSGLHIHPVLNSERELGGSDPEISTISSVQHDKLYLATPRADELSPKKQKTAQWHSDIAFEPVPADYTSLRLVQLPKTGGDTLWASGYELYDRLSEPYQKFLESLTATFEQPRFREIAENAGFKLYDKPRGAPENVGTELKAVHPVVRTNPVTGWKSVFPVGGHVRHINGVTEDESRHLLDWFLDLVYHNHDLQVRLKWQNPNDIAIWDNRSVFHSATFDYNGQGDRFGNRAVGLGERPYLDPNSTSRRTALGLN; encoded by the exons ATGGCTCCCGCAGTAGTCGATGCTCCCCTGGACACCGTCCGAGTCCccatcaccaacaccaaggcggccacgtcgacggggcccAACAAGCCGGTCAAGGCGACGGGCATCCTGGACCAGTACGAGTCGTTTGACGTGACGCCCATCATCGGCCGCGAGTTCCCCAGCGCCAAGCTGGTCGAGTGGCTCCATGCGCCCAACTCGGACGAGCTGCTTCGCGACCTCGCCGTGACCA TCtccgagcgcggcgtcgtcttcttccgcgCCCAAGACGACCTCACCAACGACCTCCAAAAGGAGCTCatcctgcgcctcggccacctcgtCGGGCGCCCCGCGACGTCGGGCCTGCACATCCACCCGGTGCTCAACTCGGagcgcgagctcggcggcagcgacccCGAGATCAGCACCATCAGCTCCGTGCAGCACGACAAGCTCTACCTGGCGAccccccgcgccgacgagctgagcCCCAAGAAGCAGAAGACGGCGCAGTGGCACAGCGATATTGCCTTTGAGCCCGTGCCGGCCGACTACACGTCGCTGCGGCTGGTGCAGCTGCCCAAGACGGGCGGAG ACACCCTCTGGGCTTCCGGATACGAGCTCTACGACCGCCTCAGCGAGCCGTACCAAAAGTTCCTCGAGTCCCTCACCGCCACGTTCGAGCAGCCGCGCTTCCGCGAGATCGCCGAGAACGCAGGCTTCAAGCTCTACGACAAGCCCCGCGGGGCCCCCGAGAACGTCGGCacggagctcaaggccgtccACCCCGTCGTGCGCACCAACCCGGTCACCGGGTGGAAGAGCGTCTTCCCCGTGGGCGGGCACGTCCGGCACATCAACGGCgtcaccgaggacgagagcaGGCACCTGCTCGACTGGTTCCTCGACCTCGTGTACCACAACCACGACCTGCAGGTGCGGCTCAAGTGGCAGAACCCCAACGACATTG CCATCTGGGACAACCGCAGCGTGTTCCACAGCGCCACCTTCGACTACAACGGCCAGGGCGACCGGTTTGGCAACAgggccgtcggcctcggcgagcggccGTACCTCGACCCCAATAGCACGTCGAGGCGCACCGCCCTGGGCCTGAACTAA
- a CDS encoding uncharacterized protein (COG:E~EggNog:ENOG503NWD1) yields the protein MTTLSPPPPFFFETICYTFADLQAVSERGVVFFRAQDDLTNDLQKELILRLGHLVGRPATSGLHIHPVLNSERELGGSDPEISTISSVQHDKLYLATPRADELSPKKQKTAQWHSDIAFEPVPADYTSLRLVQLPKTGGDTLWASGYELYDRLSEPYQKFLESLTATFEQPRFREIAENAGFKLYDKPRGAPENVGTELKAVHPVVRTNPVTGWKSVFPVGGHVRHINGVTEDESRHLLDWFLDLVYHNHDLQVRLKWQNPNDIAIWDNRSVFHSATFDYNGQGDRFGNRAVGLGERPYLDPNSTSRRTALGLN from the exons ATGACCACTctcagccccccccctcctttttttttcgaGACCATCTGTTACACGTTTGCTGACCTGCAAGCAGTCtccgagcgcggcgtcgtcttcttccgcgCCCAAGACGACCTCACCAACGACCTCCAAAAGGAGCTCatcctgcgcctcggccacctcgtCGGGCGCCCCGCGACGTCGGGCCTGCACATCCACCCGGTGCTCAACTCGGagcgcgagctcggcggcagcgacccCGAGATCAGCACCATCAGCTCCGTGCAGCACGACAAGCTCTACCTGGCGAccccccgcgccgacgagctgagcCCCAAGAAGCAGAAGACGGCGCAGTGGCACAGCGATATTGCCTTTGAGCCCGTGCCGGCCGACTACACGTCGCTGCGGCTGGTGCAGCTGCCCAAGACGGGCGGAG ACACCCTCTGGGCTTCCGGATACGAGCTCTACGACCGCCTCAGCGAGCCGTACCAAAAGTTCCTCGAGTCCCTCACCGCCACGTTCGAGCAGCCGCGCTTCCGCGAGATCGCCGAGAACGCAGGCTTCAAGCTCTACGACAAGCCCCGCGGGGCCCCCGAGAACGTCGGCacggagctcaaggccgtccACCCCGTCGTGCGCACCAACCCGGTCACCGGGTGGAAGAGCGTCTTCCCCGTGGGCGGGCACGTCCGGCACATCAACGGCgtcaccgaggacgagagcaGGCACCTGCTCGACTGGTTCCTCGACCTCGTGTACCACAACCACGACCTGCAGGTGCGGCTCAAGTGGCAGAACCCCAACGACATTG CCATCTGGGACAACCGCAGCGTGTTCCACAGCGCCACCTTCGACTACAACGGCCAGGGCGACCGGTTTGGCAACAgggccgtcggcctcggcgagcggccGTACCTCGACCCCAATAGCACGTCGAGGCGCACCGCCCTGGGCCTGAACTAA
- a CDS encoding uncharacterized protein (TransMembrane:12 (i105-125o145-164i176-195o201-222i234-254o266-285i305-326o346-366i373-394o400-421i451-471o491-512i)~EggNog:ENOG503NZKN~COG:G) — MEESPSDCKSWRTALLGGARILLDRYLGRTRHQRRDDDDAFMQRASSSVELRDGATRQLSSPAEADAARVEDEGGSSDGRRLTTTAAATTGPEFSLPPVDRGKHAWFFLVACVFIEALTWGFPFAFGVFQKYYSTHEPFAGSSSIPIIGTCAMGIMYLDLPLVMGVQRLYPRFSRWSPVIGLLIMCLSLAASSFSQNTTHLIVTQGVLYALGGSISYCPCLLYMDEWFVKRKGLAYGTMWSGTGLAGFVLPLVLEYLLGRWGFRTTLRVWAVALFVLTLPLAYFIKPRLPPTATRHIRPFRMGFALRRTFVLHQAANVVQALGFFLPGVYLPTYATSIGAGPFPSALTILLVNVASVFGCAAMGSLTDHLHVTTCLVVSATGAALGTFLLWGFATSLPLLFVYCIVYGLFAGSYTSAWTGIMQQMTSEPGAAGNGNGGEGRRQGGTFDPTMVLGVLSTGRGIGSVVSGPLSQVLVDGLPWQGKALGAYGSGYGPLIAFTGATAAMSGTVFLWRKLGWM, encoded by the exons ATGGAGGAGTCGCCCTCGGACTGCAAGTCGTGGAGGAcagcgctcctcggcggcgcgcggaTCCTCCTCGACCGGTATCTGGGGCGGACGCGCCACCagcggcgagacgacgacgacgcgttCATGCAgcgggccagcagctccgTCGAGCTCCGTGATGGGGCCACGCGCCAGctgtcctcgccggccgaggcggacgcAGCGCgtgtcgaggatgagggggGCTCCTCCGACGGCCGACgcctgacgacgacggcggcggcgacgacggggcctgAATTCTCCCTGCCGCCCGTGGATAGGGGCAAGCATGCGTGGTTTTTCCTGGTCGCGTGCGTATTCATCGAGGCCCTGACATGGG GGTTCCCTTTTGCCTTTGGCGTCTTTCAAAAGTACTACAGCACCCATGAGCCCTTTgccggctcgtcgtccatccCCATCATCGGCACCTGCGCCATG GGCATCATGTACCTCGACCTCCCGCTCGTCATGGGCGTGCAGCGTCTCTACCCGCGCTTCAGCCGGTGGTCGCCCGTCATCGGCCTGCTCATCATGTGCCTCTCgctggcggcctcgtccttctcGCAGAACACGACCCACCTCATCGTCACGCAGGGCGTCTTGtacgccctcggcggctccATCTCCTACTGCCCGTGCCTCCTCTACATGGACGAGTGGTTCGTCAAGCGCAAGGGCCTCGCCTACGGCACCATGTGGTCCGGCACCGGgctcgccggcttcgtcctgccgctcgtcctcgagtACCTGCTCGGCCGCTGGGGGTTCCGCACCACGCTCCGCGTctgggccgtcgccctcttcgtcctcacCCTGCCGCTCGCCTACTTCATCAAGCCGCGCCTGCccccgacggcgactcgGCACATTAGGCCGTTTCGGATGGGCTTCGCGCTGCGCCGTACCTTTGTGCTGCACCAGGCGGCCAACGTGGTCCAGGCGCTGGGCTTCTTCCTGCCGGGCGTCTACCTGCCGACGTATGCGACCTCGatcggcgccggcccgtTCCCCTCGGCGCTGACGATTCTGCTCGTCAACGTGGCGTCCGTGTTTGGCTGCGCGGCCATGGGCTCCCTGACGGACCACCTCCACGTCACCAcgtgcctcgtcgtctccgcgacgggcgccgcgctcggcaCGTTCCTGCTGTGGGGCTTCGCCACGTccctgccgctgctcttCGTCTACTGCATCGTCTACGGGCTGTTTGCCGGCTCCTACACGTCGGCGTGGACGGGCATCATGCAGCAGATGACGTCGGAGCCGGGtgccgccggcaacggcaacggcggcgagggccggcggcaaggcggcacGTTTGACCCGACCATGGTGCTCGGCGTCCTGTCCACGGGGCGCGGCATCGGGAGCGTCGTCTCGGGGCCCCTGAGCCaggtgctcgtcgacgggctcccctggcagggcaaggcgctcggcgcgTACGGCTCGGGCTACGGGCCGCTCATTGCGTTTacgggggcgacggcggcgatgagcggGACTGTGTTTCTCTGGCGGAAGCTCGGCTGGATGTGA
- the SNX3 gene encoding Sorting nexin-3 (EggNog:ENOG503P1WX~COG:U) has translation MQAMPDTRQQSFDEIYGPPENFLEIEVRNPRTHGIGRHMYTDYEILCRTNIPAFKLRQSSVRRRYSDFEYFRDILERESARVTIPPLPGKVFTNRFSDDVIEGRRAGLEKFLKIVVGHPLLQTGSKVLAAFVQDPNWDRNAW, from the exons ATGCAGGCCATGCCGGACACGCGGCAGCAGAGCTTTGACGAGATTTACGGGCCGCCCGAAAACTTTCTCGAGATTGAG GTCCGCAACCCTCGCACGCATGGCATCGGGCGGCACATGTACACCGACTACGAGATCCTGTGCCGCACCAACATCCCCGCGTTCAAGCTGCGCCAGAGcagcgtgcggcggcggtactCGGACTTTGAGTACTTTCGCGAcatcctcgagcgcgagagcgcgcgcgtcaccatcccgccgctgccgggcaAGGTCTTTACGAACCGCTTCAGCGACGACGTCATCGAAGGCCGGCGCGCGGGGCTGGAGAAGTTTCTCAAGATTGTCGTCGGCCACCCGCTGCTGCAGACGGGGAGCAAGGTCCTCGCGGCCTTTGTGCAGG ATCCGAACTGGGACCGCAACGCGTGGtga